The following coding sequences are from one Melanotaenia boesemani isolate fMelBoe1 chromosome 19, fMelBoe1.pri, whole genome shotgun sequence window:
- the taf1c gene encoding TATA box-binding protein-associated factor RNA polymerase I subunit C isoform X4: MSSYCRMLSNVVPDIPPPLLGSLLYEELAEQRDHMLFCEGDTGGALAFVPFAERGKNVHQRGCLLYPGGQGLDRLKFRKVDLQHCNGSVSCVDASNSSPVSFQLKAPIRQISCTSLFNDCCVAVRSDHFCGVWRFSETDEPRLLQVVNTNKPATCVSVSPHVLGEILVASESGAANLWTVGKGMQKVRMEDSNLYFNAKSSWRWCEFSAHPRVMLYADRTGVELTDIRVSLCSGHTLFRISNTSECRSGERLILSRYLGDVHPFHHLITTQYSAYIMDERFPCVPMLKYDHMMQSPPIFCHVIPGSATSASTSSTNKVLLGSHSSQEVTLLQYSGGKVGACSSRGPPQALLRPRESLKHLSVQIPHRRDAAANRLSAPVAGLTCIPKKAGSIPGRRECMCVLQLTEAGDIFYQVLEHNPTGLVTSGAPSADSKPRQAATELPGSTRLTAEPPADSQVVVSETSSDEDVIGLTQGVSARMVVAETPERDQRQPSRPSVSSSEESERFRDCRSGLQPRESQSDEDVNNEKVVDDEGAGSSRSLLQTSGKLSSSVSVKWKHWLQILVERNGKKKPRPRRLQHFQIFSKGLLRLPDSEARGAPEKEIMEKLREELKSCMSGRSLLVQRSVSLTAPDPVPLHQVSTSWTDTLSHRLTVAWQGEKAWQAWWEDQLGMNEKTKMAALRRKRRREKEAKRAAGHRLELSGSFTSASDQSELDIFSSSTGWTTASSQGLWSNTEDGEALSQSAEVLEHENQRAPTASTIQTDIPVPTPTAQSVQSNKNDQQSPSRLSTFSLTQTQTPDRTPARQRRSKRTVEDYLSTLTSTQDYPSQADSYFLENDSFTDTPPPPALLHSSQPLRVSMSRVAGPSSGLSQSLTSSQCSQGWRGPSQSSQPKKKSRMGF; the protein is encoded by the exons ATGTCCAGCTACTGCAGGATGTTGTCGAACGTGGTGCCCGACATCCCACCGCCACTCCTGGGATCTCTGTTGTACGAAGAGCTGGCCGAGCAGAGGGATCACATGCTGTTCTGTGAAGGAGACACTGGGGGCGCTCTGGCTTTCGTCCCGTTTGCGGAGCGTGGAAAGAACGTGCATCAGCGTGGCTGCCTCCTTTATCCTGGAGGACAGGGACTGGACCGCCTCA AGTTCCGCAAAGTGGACCTGCAGCACTGCAACGGGTCCGTTTCCTGTGTGGACGCCAGCAACAGCAGCCCGGTCAGCTTCCAGCTCAAAGCCCCCATCAGACAGATCAGCTGTACCTCCCTCTTCAATGACT GTTGTGTTGCTGTGCGGTCGGATCACTTCTGTGGCGTTTGGAGGTTCAGTGAAACAGACGAGCCGCGCCTTCTGCAGGTGGTCAACACCAACAAGCCTGCGACCTGTGTCAGTGTCAG TCCTCACGTTTTGGGTGAAATTCTGGTGGCGAGTGAGAGCGGAGCTGCAAACCTGTGGACTGTAGGAAAAGG GATGCAGAAGGTTCGGATGGAGGACAGCAACCTGTACTTTAATGCTAAGTCATCGTGGAGGTGGTGCGAGTTCTCAGCTCATCCAAGAGTGATGCTGTATGCCGACAGGACCGGGGTGGAGCTCACAGACATCAGG GTGAGTTTGTGCTCTGGTCACACGCTGTTCCGGATCAGTAACACGTCGGAGTGTCGGAGCGGAGAGAGGCTCATCCTGTCCAGGTATCTGGGAGACGTTCACCCCTTCCATCACCTCATCACCACACAG TACTCGGCCTACATTATGGACGAGCGCTTCCCGTGCGTGCCCATGCTCAAGTACGATCACATGATGCAGTCCCCGCCAATCTTTTGTCACGTCATCCCAGGCTCCGCTACCTCAGCCTCCACATCAAGTACCAACAAGGTCCTGCTCGGCTCCCACAGCTCCCAGGAAGTCACTCTGCTTCAGTACTCAG GAGGGAAGGTGGGGGCTTGTTCCAGTCGAGGTCCTCCTCAGGCTCTTCTTAGACCCAGAGAGAGTCTAAAACATCTCTCAGTCCAGATCCCTCACCGCCGGGACGCCGCAGCCAACAGACTGTCTGCACCTGTTGCAG GTTTGACGTGTATCCCGAAGAAAGCAGGAAGCATACCAGGCCGCAGGGAGTGTATGTGTGTCCTACAGCTAACTGAAGCTGGAGACATCTTCTATCAGGTCCTTGAGCACAACCCAACAGGCTTGGTCACATCTGGAGCTCCATCTGCAGACAGCAAACCTCGACAAGCAGCCACTGAGCTTCCAGGGTCAACCAGACTAACTGCAGAGCCTCCAGCAGACTCTCAAGTGGTTGTCTCTGAAACATCAAGCGATGAGGATGTCATCGGGTTAACGCAAGGTGTCAGCGCAAGAATGGTTGTTGCTGAAACGCCAGAGAGGGATCAACGACAGCCGAGTAGACCTTCTGTTTCCTCCTCTGAGGAGTCAGAGAGATTCAGAGACTGCAGAAGTGGACTTCAGCCACGAGAAAGCCAGTCGGATGAAGACGTTAACAATGAAAAGGTTGttgatgatgaaggtgctggCTCCAGCAGGTCCCTGCTGCAGACTTCAGGAAAGCTCAGCAGTTCAGTTTCTGTGAAGTGGAAACACTGGCTCCAGATCCTGGTGGAGAGAAACGGTAAAAAGAAGCCCCGTCCCCGCAGACTACAGCATTTCCAAATCTTTAGTAAAGGTCTGCTGCGTCTGCCTGACAGCGAAGCTAGAGGAGCACCAGAGAAGGAAATAATGGAAAAGTTGAGGGAAGAGTTGAAGTCATGCATGTCTGGACGCTCGCTGTTGGTTCAGCGCTCCGTTTCCCTCACAGCTCCAGATCCggttcctcttcatcaggtgaGCACGTCCTGGACGGATACACTCAGCCACCGACTCACCGTTGCCTGGCAGGGGGAGAAGGCGTGGCAGGCATGGTGGGAGGACCAGCTGGGGATGAATGAGAAGACCAAGATGGCGGcgctgaggaggaagaggaggagggaaaaagaagcaaagagaGCAGCAGGTCACAGATTAGAGCTGAGCGGGAGCTTCACGTCTGCCAGCGATCAGTCTGAACTGGACATTTTCTCCAGTTCGACAGGGTGGACCACTGCTTCGAGTCAGGGGCTGTGGTCAAACACAGAGGATGGGGAGGCGCTGTCCCAGTCGGCCGAGGTTTTGGAGCATGAGAACCAGAGAGCTCCGACAGCGTCCACCATTCAGACAGACATTCCAGTTCCCACGCCAACTGCTCAGAGTGtgcaatcaaataaaaatgaccagCAGTCTCCCAGCAGGCTTTCCACTTTCTCCCTGACTCAAACACAGACCCCTGACCGCACACCGGCCCGTCAGAGGAGGAGCAAAAGGACCGTAGAGGACTACCTCAGTACTCTGACATCAACTCAG GATTACCCATCACAAGCAGATTCCTACTTCCTGGAGAACGACAGCTTTACGGACACACCACCTCCACCAGCTCTGCTCCACAGCTCCCAGCCTCTCCGGGTTTCTATGTCTAGGGTTGCTGGTCCTTCGTCGGGTCTGTCTCAGTCTCTGACCTCCTCCCAGTGTTCGCAGGGTTGGAGGGGGCCGTCGCAGTCATCACAACCCAAGAAGAAGTCTCGAATGGGATTTTGA